Proteins encoded together in one Lathyrus oleraceus cultivar Zhongwan6 chromosome 5, CAAS_Psat_ZW6_1.0, whole genome shotgun sequence window:
- the LOC127079086 gene encoding uncharacterized protein LOC127079086 translates to MSKHPSSSGTKPSQHAKTSSMEFEDEDVMDVTPLCMMSGDTTGPSSNTGDRQGNTSSNSSLPKDMYYVDRAIRKLVTRILSEGHKVEGVSTPLSRREPSPEGEPHADKDDDSSRSEKEVATEGICSLGKTLPSKKPNVPQEKIIDLEEGSTEGEDDPLVHLVKPSVAEKLRTKKGKRVAKMRAARVKKTAGIGPSKPWSKVEAVQKSPGKAAAIHLDNSSFHLEDGAAKWKYVIQRRVAIERELGQEAVEVKEVIELIKNAGLMKTVVTLPQCYEGLVKEFIVNIPKDIHDKNSREFCKLLEGSHVNDVMTSARRESTSKGSLIDQLKETCKELDNGIRVAKARKEALEVLICSLEREDMEKAGKDSNARPKSQSSGSSGSLEDSEGAGEDTSEGESDVSSSD, encoded by the exons ATGTCCaaacatccatcatcatctggtACCAAACCCTCCCAACATGCAAAGACTTCATCCATGGAGTTTGAAGATGAAGACGTGATGGACGTCACTCCTCTGTGCATGATGTCGGGCGACACCACAGGTCCCTCATCCAATACTGGAGATAGGCAAGGTAATACCTCTAGTAACTCCTCTCTTCCTAAAGACATGTATTATGTTGATCGTGCTATTAGGAAACTAGTCACGAGAATTCTGAGTGAAGGGCACAAAGTTGAaggggtttctacccctctgtccagaagggaacCCTCTCCTGAGGGAGAACCCcatgctgataaagatgatgattcatctagatcagaaaaggagGTTGCTACTGAAGGGATttgctctctaggtaaaaccctacctagcaagaaaccaaATGTGCCTCAAGAAAAGATTATTGACCTAGAGGAAGGAAGCACTGAAGGAGAGGATGATCCTTTGGTTCATCTGGTAAAACCTAGTGTAGCTGAAAAACTGAGAACTAAGAAAGGAAAAAGGGTGGCTAAAATGAGAGCTGCTAGAGTGAAAAAAACTGCAGGAATAGGACCCTCAAAACCCTGGAGCAAGGTTGAG gctgttcAGAAATCTCCTGGCAAGGCTGCTGCTATCCATCTAGACAATAGCtcctttcatttggaagatggAGCAGCAAAGTGGAAATATGTCATTCAGAGAAGAGTAGCCATTGAAAGAGAACTTGGACAAgaagctgtagaggtaaaggaGGTAATTGAGCTGATCAAAAATGCTGGACTCATGAAGACTGTGGTAACTCTACCCCAATGCTATGAGGGGTTGGTTaaagagtttattgttaatatCCCTAAGGATATTCATGATAAGAACAGCAGGGAGTTTTGCAAG CTGcttgagggaagtcatgtcaatgatgtcatgacatctgccagaagggagtCTACATCTAAAGGAAGCCTGATTGACCAACTAAAAGAGACctgcaaagaattggacaatggtataagggtggccaaggccaGAAAAGAAGCTTTAGAAGTTCTCATCTGTAGCCTGGAAAGGGAAGACATGGAAAAAGCTGGTAAGGATTCAAATGCAAGACCTAAATCccaatccagtggcagctctgGAAGTTTAGAAGACTCTGAAGGTGCAGGTGAAGATACGAGTGAAGGTGAAAGTGATgtttcttcttctgattaa